A region from the Leptospira ellinghausenii genome encodes:
- the yajC gene encoding preprotein translocase subunit YajC, which yields MLNLEFFTSQILILAQEEGAKSSLQSLIIIPIMLVAMYFLVILPNKKEEKKRKEMITNLQKGDTVVTSSGLHGKIVEFKDNNETVVLNVAANTNVTFDTSAILKKKA from the coding sequence ATGCTCAATTTAGAATTTTTCACATCCCAAATCCTAATCCTTGCCCAAGAAGAAGGAGCTAAGTCTTCTCTTCAGTCCCTCATAATCATTCCGATCATGCTTGTCGCAATGTACTTTCTTGTGATCCTTCCCAACAAAAAGGAAGAGAAAAAAAGAAAAGAAATGATCACGAACCTGCAAAAAGGGGATACTGTTGTGACAAGTAGCGGCCTTCACGGTAAAATCGTAGAGTTCAAAGACAATAATGAAACAGTTGTTTTGAATGTGGCAGCGAACACAAATGTAACATTTGATACTAGCGCCATCCTCAAGAAAAAAGCATAA
- a CDS encoding SRP-less Sec system protein has protein sequence MKSFFSLLLLLVFTTSLLSQEGLDFLDKVNDKPKTTTKPKEDSVQTTTKKQSTVVTQTGTTTGKKKKSKKKSKQNQLATETIPQNNNLVANQNSNPVVVEKTLNPVEKQPLVTEEEEVVTNANWLDPQVSVEPSGLPGFASDLKIANNDVSNVSSESSVNKDPGKSFFNFSDFFAKYKKAMMILGIIILFAFYRLRSARPGSSSRSYRR, from the coding sequence ATGAAATCATTCTTCTCCTTACTACTGCTTCTAGTTTTTACAACATCCCTCTTATCACAAGAGGGTTTGGATTTTTTGGACAAGGTGAATGATAAACCTAAAACTACCACAAAACCCAAGGAAGATTCAGTCCAAACGACAACTAAAAAACAATCAACCGTTGTAACACAGACTGGAACCACAACAGGGAAGAAGAAAAAATCCAAAAAGAAATCAAAACAAAACCAACTGGCTACAGAAACAATTCCACAAAATAACAATTTGGTGGCGAACCAAAATAGTAATCCCGTGGTTGTGGAAAAAACTTTGAATCCAGTGGAAAAACAACCATTGGTGACCGAAGAGGAAGAAGTTGTAACCAATGCAAATTGGTTAGATCCTCAAGTCTCTGTGGAACCATCAGGCCTGCCTGGTTTTGCCTCTGACTTAAAAATAGCAAATAATGATGTTTCGAATGTTAGTTCTGAATCAAGTGTAAATAAAGATCCAGGAAAATCGTTCTTTAACTTTTCTGATTTTTTTGCAAAATACAAAAAAGCAATGATGATACTTGGGATCATTATCCTATTTGCTTTTTATAGACTTAGATCCGCACGTCCAGGCTCTAGCAGCCGTTCATATAGAAGATAA
- the secD gene encoding protein translocase subunit SecD, with amino-acid sequence MQSYRLLLLPFFILVVSFTILYPNFADRTLKVVVREDVYSLPEAEQKTLVSGLFDRWEKDYGKSSGWTIEPKGTLPPKENPFYTVKGRFITSAKINQISQENQSLVNESKNKLEPTWIENMIRGGKSLSIKLGLDLQGGMRVVLKGDFEDYTSKLRDLYAKEIAELNLTLNNQSAKPEEKEKAKNRLSEIESSFDLSPMRKIVELEKAKMIIDNRLTTQNLTEPQVRIQKEQDAIEVSLPGVSNSAAILEILQNTETVEYRLEEPNPFTFKSQIAENERRMMDLGQREKTDIYVFQELVKNKAGKKAQDEFLAELERKYNIPKDYKVYAMWARGNSAKSTLLPRSFVVLERKIALSGNDMTNAQPSYNSNSYGWMVSFTLTPNGAEKFFDLTSENRGRNLAIVWGDKVISNPVINDPIAGGRAEISGSFSEQEAIRLANVISEGALPIPLSVLEMRFIGPTLGIESIEVGVKAVAIGFFLVMVYMIFYYRLGGFIADLSLLVNVIILAALLTLMDFTLTLPGIAGIILTAGMAVDANVIIYERIREEIEEGRALSIAVTRGFENAFWTIMDANVTTLIAGILMIRLGNGPIKGFAITLCWGIVTTLFTSLFLSRLFMELSVNRMGIHHLNLRPFFFGKKEGKHA; translated from the coding sequence TTGCAATCGTATCGACTCTTACTTCTACCGTTTTTCATATTAGTGGTATCCTTTACCATTTTATACCCAAACTTTGCCGACCGTACTTTAAAAGTGGTTGTGAGAGAGGATGTGTATTCACTCCCTGAAGCAGAGCAAAAAACACTAGTTAGTGGACTTTTTGATCGTTGGGAAAAAGATTATGGAAAAAGTTCTGGTTGGACCATCGAACCAAAAGGAACACTCCCTCCTAAAGAAAATCCTTTTTATACGGTAAAGGGACGTTTTATCACTTCTGCTAAAATTAACCAAATTTCTCAAGAGAACCAAAGTCTTGTGAATGAATCCAAAAACAAATTGGAACCTACCTGGATTGAAAATATGATCCGTGGCGGAAAATCTTTGTCCATCAAACTTGGTCTCGACTTACAAGGTGGAATGAGAGTTGTTCTAAAAGGTGATTTTGAGGATTACACATCAAAATTACGTGATTTGTATGCAAAAGAAATTGCTGAATTAAATCTTACTTTGAACAACCAATCGGCAAAACCGGAAGAGAAAGAAAAAGCAAAAAATCGACTTTCTGAAATTGAATCTAGTTTTGATTTATCTCCAATGCGTAAGATCGTTGAGTTAGAAAAAGCAAAGATGATCATTGATAATCGCCTAACTACACAAAACTTAACAGAACCACAAGTTAGGATCCAAAAAGAACAAGATGCGATCGAAGTTTCCTTACCTGGTGTTTCTAACTCTGCTGCGATTTTAGAAATTTTACAAAATACGGAAACTGTTGAATACCGCTTAGAAGAACCAAATCCATTTACATTCAAATCTCAAATTGCTGAAAACGAGAGACGAATGATGGACCTTGGACAAAGAGAAAAAACTGACATTTATGTATTCCAAGAACTTGTAAAAAACAAAGCAGGTAAAAAAGCCCAAGATGAATTTTTGGCCGAACTAGAAAGAAAATACAATATTCCAAAAGATTACAAAGTGTATGCGATGTGGGCTCGTGGGAATTCTGCTAAGTCAACTTTACTGCCTAGAAGTTTTGTAGTTTTGGAACGTAAAATTGCTCTCTCTGGTAATGATATGACCAATGCACAACCTTCATATAATTCCAATTCGTATGGATGGATGGTGAGTTTTACCTTAACGCCGAATGGAGCTGAGAAATTTTTTGACCTAACATCTGAAAACCGAGGCCGTAACCTAGCAATTGTTTGGGGTGATAAAGTGATCTCCAATCCAGTGATCAATGATCCTATTGCGGGGGGGCGTGCCGAAATTTCTGGAAGTTTTTCGGAACAAGAAGCCATTCGATTGGCAAACGTGATTTCAGAAGGGGCTTTACCGATTCCACTTTCCGTTTTGGAAATGCGTTTTATTGGACCAACCCTTGGGATTGAATCCATTGAAGTGGGTGTAAAAGCTGTTGCGATTGGATTTTTCTTAGTGATGGTTTATATGATCTTCTATTACCGCTTGGGTGGGTTTATTGCTGATCTTTCCTTACTCGTGAATGTCATCATCCTTGCGGCTCTGTTAACGCTAATGGATTTTACACTTACCCTTCCTGGGATTGCGGGGATCATCTTAACAGCTGGTATGGCAGTCGATGCAAACGTTATCATTTATGAGAGGATACGAGAAGAAATCGAAGAGGGACGGGCATTGTCCATTGCTGTCACGAGGGGTTTTGAGAATGCCTTCTGGACCATTATGGATGCAAACGTCACAACCTTAATTGCAGGGATTTTAATGATCCGACTTGGAAATGGACCTATCAAAGGTTTTGCGATCACACTATGTTGGGGTATCGTAACAACACTTTTCACATCCTTATTTTTATCTCGTTTGTTTATGGAACTTTCTGTGAACCGAATGGGAATCCATCATTTGAACTTAAGACCTTTTTTCTTTGGAAAAAAAGAGGGTAAACATGCGTAA
- the secF gene encoding protein translocase subunit SecF, whose protein sequence is MRNINFTKYKYFTLSFSFLAIVFGFVVTFSKYGGFAHSLDFNGGLRTVVELPKDKTRTDIETYFQSKQIEAVVILLEKEKNIYQLDIGLGSLPTIETLYKEIPEDKRESSTSAIDRFVQLLRFEFNLPKEKVLSADQVGAVVGGELTEVGITLLLTTLAIILLYLSIRSQFKFALASAIALVHDILMTLALIGFLQIKPSVPIIAALLTLLGYSINDKIVVFDRIRENAHGKDNLALSNIINVSIAQTLGRTINTSFTTMISVVAIIVGGAAELYDFAFVLLFGVIVGTYSSIYIAAPISEIYDRLRKKKFA, encoded by the coding sequence ATGCGTAATATCAATTTCACGAAGTACAAATACTTCACTCTTAGTTTTTCTTTCTTAGCAATTGTATTCGGTTTTGTTGTGACATTTTCGAAATACGGTGGGTTTGCACATTCCCTCGATTTTAATGGGGGACTTCGTACGGTTGTTGAACTTCCAAAAGACAAAACAAGAACCGATATCGAAACTTACTTTCAATCCAAACAAATTGAAGCTGTGGTGATTTTACTCGAAAAGGAAAAGAATATTTACCAATTGGATATTGGCCTCGGATCACTCCCTACCATCGAGACACTTTACAAAGAAATCCCTGAGGACAAACGAGAATCTTCCACATCAGCGATTGACAGGTTTGTGCAACTTTTACGATTTGAGTTTAACCTTCCAAAGGAAAAAGTCCTATCTGCTGACCAAGTTGGCGCTGTGGTGGGTGGTGAGTTAACTGAAGTTGGAATCACATTACTCTTAACTACACTTGCCATCATCCTATTGTATTTGAGCATTCGATCGCAGTTTAAATTTGCCCTTGCATCTGCCATTGCCCTTGTTCATGATATTTTGATGACACTTGCTCTCATTGGATTTTTACAAATCAAACCAAGTGTTCCCATCATTGCAGCACTGCTCACATTACTTGGTTACTCCATTAATGATAAAATTGTGGTGTTTGACAGAATTCGAGAAAATGCACATGGAAAAGATAATTTAGCTCTTTCCAATATCATCAATGTGTCAATTGCACAAACACTTGGTAGAACGATCAATACATCGTTTACAACAATGATTTCTGTTGTCGCTATCATTGTGGGTGGAGCAGCAGAATTGTATGACTTTGCGTTTGTATTACTATTTGGTGTAATCGTTGGAACTTATTCCTCCATTTACATTGCAGCTCCCATTTCTGAGATTTATGACAGGCTCAGGAAGAAAAAATTCGCGTAA
- a CDS encoding bifunctional diaminohydroxyphosphoribosylaminopyrimidine deaminase/5-amino-6-(5-phosphoribosylamino)uracil reductase RibD — protein sequence MDVGKKKELYSLHSLLGFLAMGKTGGNPPVSAVLTNGKGDVLEKAHTKEFGGNHAERELFSLFAKKHSQSQTGPIPIHSDSILSVSLEPCTHFGKTPPCRDLVLEYQPKELLVGWKDPNPLITSGDWSTYQKKGIQVRLDPVLANTSLPYLQGFLKRMKTGSPWVWIKVATSKEGNYTSSDYQKERVSGEDSDLYLQMLRGKFDAVAVGPNTTKVDEPSLHFRITDSMIEKAGILNRVTDLIPFFDAASHLFSALSQWGKESVATHQLEEEKYQPYRVFVLDTKTLPSESFWKKQEELTERYGKKLCLFFLLNNENGVGVQNGLPDQIKFKIETLSLHPVFPIKKTDGNLFLQTLGKIGINTVLCEAGSFFPNFLEKELIEEDCILEIRNLEKSIPDGIPFLYHNEPIHSEFSVGSNSIFIRKQKRRI from the coding sequence ATGGATGTAGGGAAAAAGAAGGAACTTTATTCTCTACATTCCTTACTCGGGTTTCTTGCCATGGGCAAAACGGGTGGAAACCCTCCTGTATCAGCAGTTCTTACCAATGGAAAGGGAGATGTGTTAGAAAAAGCACATACCAAAGAATTTGGCGGAAACCACGCGGAACGGGAACTTTTCTCACTTTTTGCAAAAAAACATTCCCAATCCCAAACTGGACCCATCCCAATCCATTCTGATTCCATACTATCCGTTAGCCTTGAGCCTTGTACTCATTTTGGAAAAACACCACCTTGTCGAGATTTGGTGTTGGAATACCAACCTAAAGAATTACTTGTGGGCTGGAAGGACCCAAATCCACTCATAACTTCTGGAGATTGGTCTACCTATCAAAAAAAGGGGATTCAAGTTCGATTGGATCCTGTTCTTGCGAATACATCTTTACCATATTTACAAGGGTTTCTCAAACGAATGAAAACTGGATCACCTTGGGTTTGGATCAAAGTTGCTACTTCGAAAGAAGGAAATTATACAAGTTCTGATTATCAAAAAGAAAGAGTGAGCGGAGAAGACTCTGACTTATATCTGCAAATGTTACGTGGGAAATTTGATGCTGTAGCTGTGGGTCCCAATACAACTAAAGTTGACGAACCATCGTTACACTTTCGAATCACTGACTCAATGATTGAGAAAGCTGGAATTCTCAATCGTGTTACAGATCTTATTCCTTTTTTTGACGCAGCTAGTCATTTGTTTTCTGCACTATCCCAGTGGGGAAAAGAATCTGTTGCGACTCACCAATTAGAAGAAGAAAAATACCAACCCTACCGAGTATTTGTCTTAGACACAAAAACCCTTCCCAGTGAGTCGTTCTGGAAAAAACAAGAAGAACTGACCGAACGGTATGGAAAAAAACTTTGTCTTTTTTTTCTCCTGAACAATGAGAATGGTGTTGGTGTTCAAAATGGTTTACCAGATCAAATCAAATTTAAAATTGAAACCCTTTCTCTCCATCCTGTATTTCCAATCAAAAAAACCGATGGGAATTTGTTTTTACAAACCTTGGGTAAAATTGGTATTAATACAGTGTTATGTGAGGCTGGAAGTTTTTTCCCAAATTTTTTAGAGAAAGAACTCATAGAGGAAGATTGTATTTTGGAAATACGAAATTTGGAAAAATCAATTCCCGATGGAATTCCGTTTTTGTATCATAATGAACCCATTCATTCTGAATTTTCGGTTGGTTCCAATTCTATTTTCATTCGGAAACAAAAAAGGAGAATTTAA
- a CDS encoding riboflavin synthase: MFTGLVETLGKVIQIEPIDSGIQFTIVTEWDNPDLKLGDSIAINGACMTVTKFSDLGNIFQFYASFKSLELTNLSRLGEGSVVNLERAMAMGQRFGGHMVQGHVDGVAKIISRNQIENEVEEFWVEIPEDLRRFFVKKGSVTLDGISLTVVDVVDGKIQLILIPETMQKTNAKFWKEDGKLNVEVDVLAKYIENYLAKRGES; the protein is encoded by the coding sequence ATGTTTACAGGCCTTGTTGAAACTCTTGGAAAAGTCATTCAAATTGAACCCATTGATTCTGGGATCCAATTTACTATTGTTACAGAATGGGATAATCCTGATTTAAAATTAGGTGATTCCATTGCCATCAATGGTGCTTGTATGACAGTTACCAAATTTTCTGATTTGGGGAATATTTTCCAATTTTATGCTTCTTTTAAGTCTTTGGAACTAACCAATTTATCAAGGTTAGGTGAAGGTTCTGTTGTCAATCTAGAACGGGCTATGGCCATGGGACAAAGGTTTGGTGGTCATATGGTACAAGGCCATGTGGATGGAGTCGCAAAAATAATCAGCCGAAATCAAATTGAAAACGAAGTGGAAGAGTTTTGGGTGGAAATTCCAGAAGACCTACGCCGGTTTTTTGTGAAAAAAGGATCCGTCACATTGGATGGAATTAGCCTAACTGTTGTAGATGTTGTGGATGGCAAAATCCAACTCATCCTCATTCCAGAAACCATGCAAAAAACAAATGCGAAGTTTTGGAAAGAAGACGGAAAACTCAATGTGGAAGTGGATGTACTTGCCAAATACATCGAAAATTATTTGGCAAAAAGAGGGGAATCGTAA
- a CDS encoding STAS domain-containing protein, producing MELKLNTTGKIKTIEIAGKFDIESTEEFESIFNKLIESSPSLVSIEMSRLDYIDSSGIGSLIKSLNSLKNKKGKLLLVGMKPMIQNVFKLAKLDMFFEILSTSDFQTRYVDGDSDDSDIDDLLKRN from the coding sequence TTGGAGCTAAAATTAAACACCACAGGGAAGATCAAAACGATAGAAATTGCAGGTAAGTTTGATATCGAGTCAACGGAAGAATTTGAATCGATTTTTAACAAACTCATCGAATCCAGTCCAAGTCTTGTTTCGATTGAAATGAGCCGGCTAGACTACATTGATTCTTCTGGTATTGGATCTCTCATCAAAAGTCTCAATTCCTTAAAAAACAAAAAAGGAAAACTCCTCCTCGTTGGAATGAAACCCATGATCCAAAACGTCTTCAAACTCGCAAAACTCGATATGTTTTTTGAGATTCTGAGTACTTCTGATTTTCAAACGAGATATGTCGATGGGGATTCTGATGATTCCGACATCGACGATTTATTAAAAAGAAATTAA
- a CDS encoding bifunctional 3,4-dihydroxy-2-butanone-4-phosphate synthase/GTP cyclohydrolase II produces the protein MIRPIEEAIEEIRQGKMIILVDSEDRENEGDLVCASQFADKDKINFMATHGRGLICVPMERERLQSLGLGKMVDDLSLGDKHGTAFTVSVDAKQGTTTGISAHDRAKTVEVLLDPKTKPDDLMRPGHLFPLQAVTGGVLRRAGHTEAAVDLSKLAGLYPSGVICEIMNDDGSMARIPDLEKFAKTHGLNIYTIEDLIRYRRHKEKLIHLEVEANLPTEFGDFKIKAYSTQIDDKIHMALVKGEINPDKPVLVRVHSECLTGDIFSSQRCDCGPQLHNALRMIEKEGTGVLLYMRQEGRGIGIINKLKAYSLQEGGLDTVEANEKLGFAPDLREYGIGAQILRDIGVKQMKLITNNPRKIVGLEGYNLHVTERVPIEIDPVEENSRYLQTKKTKLGHLLNLHG, from the coding sequence ATGATACGTCCGATCGAAGAAGCAATCGAAGAAATCCGCCAAGGCAAAATGATCATCCTCGTCGACTCTGAAGACAGGGAAAATGAAGGAGATTTGGTCTGCGCCTCCCAATTTGCAGACAAAGACAAAATCAACTTTATGGCAACCCATGGACGGGGACTCATTTGTGTCCCAATGGAGAGAGAAAGGTTACAGAGCCTGGGTCTTGGCAAGATGGTCGACGATTTATCCCTCGGTGATAAACATGGAACGGCCTTTACTGTTTCTGTTGATGCCAAACAGGGAACAACAACAGGAATCTCTGCACATGACAGAGCAAAAACAGTTGAAGTATTACTTGATCCAAAAACCAAACCTGATGATTTGATGCGCCCTGGACATTTATTTCCCTTACAGGCTGTGACCGGTGGTGTATTACGTAGAGCTGGTCATACAGAAGCTGCAGTCGACTTGTCTAAGTTAGCTGGTCTTTATCCAAGTGGTGTTATTTGTGAAATCATGAATGATGATGGATCGATGGCAAGAATTCCCGATTTGGAAAAATTTGCCAAAACACATGGTCTGAATATTTATACCATTGAAGACCTCATTCGATACCGTCGTCATAAAGAAAAACTCATCCACTTAGAAGTGGAGGCAAATTTGCCTACTGAGTTTGGTGATTTTAAAATCAAAGCATATTCCACTCAGATTGATGATAAAATTCATATGGCACTTGTGAAAGGTGAAATCAATCCTGATAAACCAGTGCTCGTAAGAGTGCATAGTGAGTGTTTGACAGGAGATATTTTTTCATCTCAACGTTGTGATTGTGGACCTCAACTTCATAATGCCCTACGTATGATTGAAAAAGAAGGAACTGGTGTCTTACTTTACATGAGACAAGAAGGTCGTGGGATTGGAATCATCAATAAACTAAAGGCGTATTCCTTACAAGAAGGTGGCCTTGATACAGTAGAAGCCAATGAAAAATTAGGTTTTGCTCCTGACCTCAGGGAATATGGAATTGGAGCACAAATCCTCCGAGACATCGGGGTAAAGCAGATGAAACTCATCACGAATAACCCTCGTAAGATTGTGGGACTGGAAGGATACAATTTGCACGTTACGGAAAGAGTTCCAATCGAAATTGATCCAGTTGAAGAAAATTCTCGTTACTTGCAGACAAAAAAGACCAAGTTAGGTCATTTACTCAACCTCCACGGTTGA
- the pdxH gene encoding pyridoxamine 5'-phosphate oxidase: MNDLAHMRQTYKRSVLSEKTAGTDPLALFSLWFSEAKEEGELEPNAMSLATVDKDGQPSVRIVLLKGLIRNEFQFFTNYHSYKGKNISENNRVALNFFWPKLERQVRIEGIATKISKEESQGYFQIRPRESQIGAHTSNQSSVVPSREFLEEKFASLSKEWEGKEIPMPEFWGGYSVSPTKIEFWQGRVGRLHDRILFAKEKENWVRTRLSP; the protein is encoded by the coding sequence ATGAATGACCTAGCACATATGCGCCAAACGTACAAACGTTCTGTTCTTTCAGAAAAAACGGCAGGAACTGATCCTTTGGCACTTTTTTCCCTCTGGTTTTCGGAAGCAAAAGAAGAAGGAGAACTTGAACCAAATGCCATGAGTCTAGCCACGGTAGACAAAGATGGACAACCAAGCGTACGAATTGTACTTCTCAAAGGACTTATCCGTAATGAATTTCAATTTTTCACTAACTACCATTCGTATAAAGGAAAAAACATCAGCGAAAACAATCGAGTGGCATTAAATTTTTTTTGGCCAAAACTAGAACGACAAGTTCGAATTGAAGGGATTGCAACGAAAATATCCAAAGAAGAATCGCAAGGCTACTTTCAAATTCGCCCTAGAGAATCCCAAATTGGAGCACATACATCAAACCAAAGTTCGGTGGTCCCTTCTAGAGAATTTTTAGAAGAAAAGTTTGCCTCACTTTCCAAAGAATGGGAAGGTAAGGAAATTCCGATGCCAGAGTTTTGGGGTGGTTATTCTGTCTCCCCTACCAAAATAGAATTTTGGCAAGGAAGGGTTGGGAGATTACACGACCGGATTTTATTTGCAAAAGAAAAGGAAAATTGGGTTAGGACAAGGCTTTCCCCATAA
- a CDS encoding prepilin peptidase has product MDFFEVTNWFFLWNLSTYTLLFLFGGALASFYTTLADRIIYYCYEKGRKEFHGFKRWQVIFTKPSHCPHCKTPITKLYLVPILGWFLTKGKCDHCQINVPKLYPLSEFLFGIIAVVVFSISDSLIGTICLLFLFGHLLISLMTDAKKLSLDYENLPFLLGFGFLSNSLLFGESIGLEHLYVYLGFFVFYLLIYLVFRGGTGLGDVLFSPVFAAIAGNPFWMVYLNTSYLLAVTFSLVLRKKGEPLKGTKVPMGLYFSIGLFFTFLCKLIMHNYEWEGFSDLWNQ; this is encoded by the coding sequence GTGGACTTTTTCGAAGTTACAAATTGGTTTTTTCTTTGGAACCTGTCCACATATACCCTCTTGTTTTTGTTTGGTGGTGCACTTGCCAGTTTTTATACCACACTGGCTGATCGGATCATATATTACTGTTATGAAAAAGGAAGAAAAGAATTCCATGGTTTCAAACGTTGGCAAGTAATTTTTACAAAACCAAGCCACTGTCCCCACTGCAAAACTCCCATAACAAAACTCTATTTGGTTCCCATTCTTGGTTGGTTTTTAACAAAAGGAAAATGTGATCATTGTCAGATAAACGTTCCCAAACTCTACCCATTATCTGAATTTTTATTTGGAATCATTGCCGTTGTTGTGTTTTCTATTTCTGATTCCCTCATCGGTACGATTTGCCTCCTATTTTTATTTGGCCACCTTCTGATTTCCTTGATGACGGATGCAAAAAAATTATCCCTCGATTATGAGAACCTTCCCTTCCTGTTAGGTTTTGGATTCTTATCCAATTCTCTTTTGTTTGGTGAATCCATTGGCTTAGAACATTTGTATGTGTACTTGGGTTTTTTCGTTTTTTATCTCCTCATCTATCTAGTGTTTCGTGGTGGGACAGGTCTTGGGGATGTGCTCTTTTCACCTGTTTTTGCAGCTATTGCTGGTAATCCCTTTTGGATGGTGTATCTGAATACATCGTATCTACTTGCTGTTACTTTTAGTTTGGTACTTCGAAAAAAAGGAGAACCACTCAAAGGAACAAAAGTTCCCATGGGACTCTATTTTTCGATTGGACTCTTTTTTACTTTTTTATGCAAACTCATCATGCACAATTATGAATGGGAAGGATTTTCAGATTTATGGAACCAATGA
- a CDS encoding pyridoxal phosphate-dependent aminotransferase codes for MEFANRMNGIDSSPIRKAFELARSIQNPINLSIGQPHFPCPPNIIEAMNKAAIEGKTSYTLTAGIPELKTAMAEKYRTQNHMKYAHEDRILVTSGISSALFLLFNALVNEGDECLVISPYFLMYPAMLKFYGGKVVPLSEDFTQNDLEALKNRKFKLIIFSNPSNPTGKVLSKEQLRALANLAEVTGAYLISDEIYELFDYDGKFFSVGSEYEKTITLTGFSKTYNMTGLRLATILAEEKVIRALTTLQQYTVVCAPSITQWAGIEALKTDMTTYIQDYKEKRDFVYESLKDHYPIQKSGGAFYSFFQVPCEDEEFIKRAVKKNLILVPGFIFCESKNFVRLSFATEWETLKRGMKALQELAKES; via the coding sequence ATGGAATTTGCCAATAGAATGAATGGGATCGACTCCTCCCCCATCCGAAAAGCCTTCGAACTTGCAAGGAGCATCCAAAACCCGATCAATTTGAGTATCGGGCAACCTCACTTTCCTTGCCCACCTAACATCATTGAAGCGATGAACAAAGCCGCTATTGAAGGAAAAACATCTTACACTCTCACAGCTGGGATTCCAGAATTAAAAACGGCCATGGCCGAAAAATATAGAACCCAAAACCATATGAAGTATGCCCATGAGGACAGAATCCTTGTGACTTCGGGGATTTCTTCGGCGCTCTTTTTATTATTCAATGCCCTTGTGAACGAAGGCGATGAGTGCCTAGTAATCTCTCCTTATTTTTTAATGTATCCTGCTATGCTTAAATTTTACGGAGGAAAGGTTGTCCCTCTTTCGGAGGACTTCACACAAAACGATTTAGAAGCCCTAAAAAACCGAAAATTCAAACTCATCATTTTTTCGAATCCCTCTAACCCAACAGGAAAGGTATTATCCAAAGAACAACTCCGTGCTCTTGCCAATTTAGCGGAAGTCACAGGTGCATATCTCATCAGCGATGAGATTTATGAACTCTTCGATTATGATGGTAAGTTTTTCTCCGTCGGAAGTGAGTATGAAAAAACCATCACCCTCACTGGCTTTTCCAAAACATATAATATGACTGGCCTACGGCTTGCCACTATCCTTGCAGAAGAAAAAGTGATAAGGGCACTTACCACCTTACAACAGTATACCGTCGTTTGTGCCCCTTCCATCACACAGTGGGCAGGAATCGAAGCATTAAAAACAGACATGACTACCTACATCCAAGATTATAAAGAAAAACGTGACTTTGTGTATGAATCATTAAAAGACCACTACCCCATCCAAAAATCGGGAGGAGCCTTTTATTCCTTTTTCCAAGTTCCTTGTGAAGATGAAGAATTCATCAAACGTGCCGTGAAAAAAAACTTAATCCTTGTTCCAGGGTTTATCTTTTGTGAATCCAAAAATTTTGTCAGACTTTCTTTTGCCACCGAATGGGAAACACTCAAACGGGGAATGAAGGCCTTACAAGAATTGGCAAAAGAATCATAA